A part of Brassica rapa cultivar Chiifu-401-42 chromosome A05, CAAS_Brap_v3.01, whole genome shotgun sequence genomic DNA contains:
- the LOC103870342 gene encoding salicylate/benzoate carboxyl methyltransferase isoform X2, whose translation MDSRFNDTGPSLRYIDEKSGDEYAVVKALHMSGGDGANSYSANSLFQRRVLSMAKPVLVKNTEEMMMNLNFPNYIKVAELGCSSGQNTFLAMSEIINTINVLCQQSNQNPPEIDCCLNDLPENDFNTTFKLVPFFKKGLMMTNQASCFVNGTPGSFYSRLFSRNSLHFVHSSYSLHWLSKVPEKLENDKENVYISNSSPQSAYKAYLNQFQRDFTMFLTLRSEEMVSNGRMVLTFNGRNTLNSNPLYRDCCHVWTLLSKSLCDLVFEGLLSESKLDAFNIPFYDPNEQEVKEVIQNQGSFEISDLETHGFGVNKAINHKVGYNRAKSVRAVTEPMLIAHFGEDIIDILFDKYARHVTQHANCGNKTSVVLVVALTKK comes from the exons ATGGATTCAAGATTCAACGATACCGGTCCTTCCCTGAG GTATATTGATGAAAAGAGTGGCGATGAATATGCAGTTGTGAAAGCTTTACATATGAGTGGTGGAGATGGAGCCAACAGTTACTCCGCCAATTCTCTTTTTCAG AGAAGAGTTTTATCAATGGCCAAACCAGTCTTGGTAAAAAACACCGAAGAAATGATGATGAATTTAAACTTTCCTAACTATATCAAAGTTGCTGAATTGGGTTGTTCTTCGGGgcaaaacacgtttttggcTATGTCTGAGATCATCAACACCATCAATGTGTTGTGCCAACAATCGAACCAAAACCCTCCAGAAATCGATTGTTGTCTCAATGATCTTCCGGAAAACGATTTCAACACAACGTTCAAGTTGGTACCCTTCTTCAAAAAGGGGCTCATGATGACTAACCAAGCATCATGTTTCGTCAATGGAACACCAGGTTCCTTCTACTCTAGGCTCTTCTCTCGCAATAGCCTCCATTTTGTACATTCATCTTACTCTCTCCATTGGCTCTCCAAG GTTCCAGAAAAACTCGAGAATGATAAGGAAAATGTGTACATATCAAACTCAAGTCCTCAAAGTGCTTACAAAGCTTACTTGAATCAGTTCCAACGAGATTTCACAATGTTTCTAACGTTACGCTCTGAGGAAATGGTCTCTAACGGACGAATGGTTCTTACCTTCAACGGTAGAAACACTCTTAACAGTAATCCATTGTATAGAGATTGTTGTCACGTTTGGACACTGCTATCAAAATCTCTCTGTGACCTAGTCTTCgag GGCCTATTGAGTGAATCAAAACTGGATGCATTCAACATCCCATTTTATGACCCGAATGAACAAGAAGTGAAGGAAGTGATACAAAACCAAGGCTCTTTTGAAATCAGTGACTTAGAGACACATGGATTCGGAGTCAATAAAGCTATTAACCATAAAGTAGGATACAATAGAGCCAAATCTGTAAGAGCCGTTACTGAACCAATGCTCATTGCTCATTTTGGAGAAGATATTATCGATATCTTGTTTGATAAGTATGCTCGCCATGTGACACAACACGCGAACTGCGGAAACAAAACGAGTGTCGTTCTTGTCGTCGCGTTGACCAAGAAGTAA
- the LOC103870342 gene encoding salicylate/benzoate carboxyl methyltransferase isoform X1, with product MSMSITALCISGCRYIDEKSGDEYAVVKALHMSGGDGANSYSANSLFQRRVLSMAKPVLVKNTEEMMMNLNFPNYIKVAELGCSSGQNTFLAMSEIINTINVLCQQSNQNPPEIDCCLNDLPENDFNTTFKLVPFFKKGLMMTNQASCFVNGTPGSFYSRLFSRNSLHFVHSSYSLHWLSKVPEKLENDKENVYISNSSPQSAYKAYLNQFQRDFTMFLTLRSEEMVSNGRMVLTFNGRNTLNSNPLYRDCCHVWTLLSKSLCDLVFEGLLSESKLDAFNIPFYDPNEQEVKEVIQNQGSFEISDLETHGFGVNKAINHKVGYNRAKSVRAVTEPMLIAHFGEDIIDILFDKYARHVTQHANCGNKTSVVLVVALTKK from the exons ATGTCCATGTCCATTACTGCTCTATGTATATCGGGATGTAGGTATATTGATGAAAAGAGTGGCGATGAATATGCAGTTGTGAAAGCTTTACATATGAGTGGTGGAGATGGAGCCAACAGTTACTCCGCCAATTCTCTTTTTCAG AGAAGAGTTTTATCAATGGCCAAACCAGTCTTGGTAAAAAACACCGAAGAAATGATGATGAATTTAAACTTTCCTAACTATATCAAAGTTGCTGAATTGGGTTGTTCTTCGGGgcaaaacacgtttttggcTATGTCTGAGATCATCAACACCATCAATGTGTTGTGCCAACAATCGAACCAAAACCCTCCAGAAATCGATTGTTGTCTCAATGATCTTCCGGAAAACGATTTCAACACAACGTTCAAGTTGGTACCCTTCTTCAAAAAGGGGCTCATGATGACTAACCAAGCATCATGTTTCGTCAATGGAACACCAGGTTCCTTCTACTCTAGGCTCTTCTCTCGCAATAGCCTCCATTTTGTACATTCATCTTACTCTCTCCATTGGCTCTCCAAG GTTCCAGAAAAACTCGAGAATGATAAGGAAAATGTGTACATATCAAACTCAAGTCCTCAAAGTGCTTACAAAGCTTACTTGAATCAGTTCCAACGAGATTTCACAATGTTTCTAACGTTACGCTCTGAGGAAATGGTCTCTAACGGACGAATGGTTCTTACCTTCAACGGTAGAAACACTCTTAACAGTAATCCATTGTATAGAGATTGTTGTCACGTTTGGACACTGCTATCAAAATCTCTCTGTGACCTAGTCTTCgag GGCCTATTGAGTGAATCAAAACTGGATGCATTCAACATCCCATTTTATGACCCGAATGAACAAGAAGTGAAGGAAGTGATACAAAACCAAGGCTCTTTTGAAATCAGTGACTTAGAGACACATGGATTCGGAGTCAATAAAGCTATTAACCATAAAGTAGGATACAATAGAGCCAAATCTGTAAGAGCCGTTACTGAACCAATGCTCATTGCTCATTTTGGAGAAGATATTATCGATATCTTGTTTGATAAGTATGCTCGCCATGTGACACAACACGCGAACTGCGGAAACAAAACGAGTGTCGTTCTTGTCGTCGCGTTGACCAAGAAGTAA
- the LOC103870346 gene encoding 4'-phosphopantetheinyl transferase gsp isoform X1, with the protein MRISVMSQMQRSFSIDLPSLIPLQLPSRRETHLWYVIPDEVKSTSLLKRYSQLLSQTEKDGVDQMRGDELKKNALLARTLVRTTVARYQTNKEVDPRSLMFKKNVYGKPEVDWQNCKNCNHQPLHFNISHTDSLIACGVTVHVPVGIDVEDKERKIKHDVLAFAKRFYSADEVNFLATIPDPEAQRKEFIKLWTLKEAYVKALGKGFSAAPFNTFTIQSIPGTEEGYSLCKTSEVTADPLEETKKCNGEWKFAPLELADSHYAAVCIEDDQANEGAPMRVIVRKTIPFVEDQLISERIFL; encoded by the exons ATGAGAATCAGTGTCATGTCCCAAATGCAGCGAAGCTTCTCGATCGATTTGCCTTCACTGATTCCTCTGCAACTTCCATCTCGTAG GGAGACTCACCTATGGTATGTTATACCAGATGAAGTGAAAAGCACATCTCTTTTGAAACGCTACTCTCAGCTTCTCTCACAAACTGAGAAAGATGGAGTTGATCAGATGCGTGGCGATGAGCTCAAGAAGAATGCTTTGCTTGCCCGCACCTTGGTTCGAACCACCGTTGCTAGAT ATCAGACAAACAAGGAGGTCGATCCTCGATCCTTGATGTTCAAGAAGAATGTGTATGGGAAGCCTGAG GTAGATTGGCAGAACTGTAAGAACTGCAATCATCAGCCATTGCATTTCAACATCTCCCACACAGATTCTTTAATTGCCTGTGGGGTGACAGTACATGTTCCG GTTGGTATTGATGTTGAAGACAAGGAAAGGAAGATAAAACATGATGTCTTAGCGTTCGCAAAAAGATTTTACTCTGCTGATGAAGTGAACTTTTTGGCAACTATACCGGACCCGGAAGCTCAGAGAAAGGAATTTATTAAGCTATGGACTCTTAAG GAGGCGTATGTGAAAGCATTAGGAAAAGGCTTCTCCGCTGCACCTTTTAATACCTTCACAATCCAGTCTATACCTGGAACAGAGGAAGGCTACAGTCTTTGCAAG ACATCTGAAGTGACAGCCGATCCACTGGAGGAGACAAAGAAATGCAACGGAGAATGGAAGTTTGCCCCTTTGGAGCTGGCAGATTCTCATTATGCTGCAGTCTGTATTGAAGATGATCAAGCTAACGAAG gaGCTCCTATGAGGGTGATTGTTCGGAAAACCATCCCCTTTGTAGAAGACCAACTTATTTCTGAAAGAATATTTTTGTAG
- the LOC103870346 gene encoding 4'-phosphopantetheinyl transferase gsp isoform X2, producing the protein MELIRCVAMSSRRMLCLPAPWFEPPLLDTNKEVDPRSLMFKKNVYGKPEVDWQNCKNCNHQPLHFNISHTDSLIACGVTVHVPVGIDVEDKERKIKHDVLAFAKRFYSADEVNFLATIPDPEAQRKEFIKLWTLKEAYVKALGKGFSAAPFNTFTIQSIPGTEEGYSLCKTSEVTADPLEETKKCNGEWKFAPLELADSHYAAVCIEDDQANEGAPMRVIVRKTIPFVEDQLISERIFL; encoded by the exons ATGGAGTTGATCAGATGCGTGGCGATGAGCTCAAGAAGAATGCTTTGCTTGCCCGCACCTTGGTTCGAACCACCGTTGCTAGAT ACAAACAAGGAGGTCGATCCTCGATCCTTGATGTTCAAGAAGAATGTGTATGGGAAGCCTGAG GTAGATTGGCAGAACTGTAAGAACTGCAATCATCAGCCATTGCATTTCAACATCTCCCACACAGATTCTTTAATTGCCTGTGGGGTGACAGTACATGTTCCG GTTGGTATTGATGTTGAAGACAAGGAAAGGAAGATAAAACATGATGTCTTAGCGTTCGCAAAAAGATTTTACTCTGCTGATGAAGTGAACTTTTTGGCAACTATACCGGACCCGGAAGCTCAGAGAAAGGAATTTATTAAGCTATGGACTCTTAAG GAGGCGTATGTGAAAGCATTAGGAAAAGGCTTCTCCGCTGCACCTTTTAATACCTTCACAATCCAGTCTATACCTGGAACAGAGGAAGGCTACAGTCTTTGCAAG ACATCTGAAGTGACAGCCGATCCACTGGAGGAGACAAAGAAATGCAACGGAGAATGGAAGTTTGCCCCTTTGGAGCTGGCAGATTCTCATTATGCTGCAGTCTGTATTGAAGATGATCAAGCTAACGAAG gaGCTCCTATGAGGGTGATTGTTCGGAAAACCATCCCCTTTGTAGAAGACCAACTTATTTCTGAAAGAATATTTTTGTAG
- the LOC103870345 gene encoding putative pentatricopeptide repeat-containing protein At3g11460, mitochondrial codes for MATGRSLVRRVASTPWNARLRELASQSLFSESITLYRSMLRSGSSPDAFSYPFTLKSCAALSLPVSGQQLHCHVIREGCVAEPFVVTALISMYCKCGLVEDARKVFDESTQSHQLGVCYNALISGYTANAKVADAACLFRTMKERCVSVDSVTMLGLVPVCTVPDYIWFGMSLHGQCVKLGIDSELAVLNSFITMYMKCGSVESGRRLFDGVPVKGLITWNAVMSGCAQNGLAYDVLELYEEMKSYGVRPDPVTLVSVLSSCAHLGAQRIGQEVEKLVEANGFVSNVFVSNALISMYARCGNLAKARGVFDVMPVRSLVSWTAMIGCYGMHGMAETGVKLFDDMIKSGIRPDKTVFVMVLSTCSHSGLTEKGLELFDAMKREYKLEPGPEHYSCVVDLLGRAGRIDEAMGFIESMPIEPDGAVWGALLGACKIHKNVDMAEVAFAKVIEFEPMNIGYYVLMSNIYTDSKNQEGIWRIRVMMRERGFKKEPGYSYVEHMGRVHLFLAGDRSHEQTEEVYRMLDELEASVMEIEGNTDCDRCGEVSSSTREHSERLAVAFAILNTSPGAEILVIKNLRVCEDCHVFIKMVSKIVDRRFVVRDASRFHYFEDGLCSCKDYW; via the coding sequence ATGGCAACCGGAAGAAGCCTTGTGCGGCGAGTGGCTTCGACGCCATGGAACGCGCGTCTTCGAGAGCTCGCTTCCCAATCACTGTTCTCCGAATCGATCACTCTCTATCGGTCAATGCTCCGCTCAGGCTCCTCTCCCGACGCATTCTCTTACCCTTTCACTCTCAAGTCATGCGCCGCGCTTTCGCTCCCTGTCTCCGGCCAGCAGCTCCATTGCCACGTCATCAGAGAAGGCTGCGTCGCTGAGCCCTTCGTGGTGACCGCTCTGATATCGATGTACTGTAAATGCGGTTTGGTAGAGGACGCACGCAAAGTGTTCGACGAAAGTACTCAGTCGCATCAGCTCGGAGTTTGTTACAACGCTTTGATATCTGGATACACGGCGAATGCGAAGGTAGCTGATGCCGCGTGTCTGTTTCGGACAATGAAGGAGAGATGTGTTTCGGTTGATTCAGTTACGATGCTGGGGCTTGTCCCTGTCTGCACGGTTCCTGATTACATCTGGTTTGGGATGTCTCTTCACGGACAATGCGTTAAATTAGGTATAGATTCTGAGTTAGCTGTTTTGAATAGCTTTATTACAATGTACATGAAGTGCGGATCGGTGGAGTCTGGTAGGAGGTTGTTTGATGGAGTTCCCGTGAAGGGTTTGATTACATGGAACGCTGTGATGTCTGGATGTGCGCAGAACGGATTGGCTTACGATGTTTTGGAGCTTTACGAGGAGATGAAATCTTACGGTGTTCGTCCTGATCCTGTTACGTTGGTTAGTGTTCTGTCGTCTTGTGCTCATCTTGGAGCTCAGAGGATTGGCCAGGAGGTGGAGAAGTTAGTTGAGGCGAATGGGTTTGTGTCGAATGTGTTTGTCAGCAATGCGTTGATTAGTATGTATGCTAGATGCGGTAACTTGGCGAAGGCGCGGGGTGTTTTCGACGTGATGCCTGTGAGAAGCTTAGTTTCGTGGACGGCTATGATTGGTTGCTATGGGATGCATGGAATGGCTGAGACTGGGGTTAAGCTTTTCGATGATATGATCAAAAGTGGGATAAGACCTGACAAGACAGTCTTTGTGATGGTTTTGTCTACGTGCAGCCATTCAGGGCTGACGGAGAAAGGTTTGGAGTTGTTTGATGCGATGAAGAGAGAGTATAAGCTGGAGCCTGGTCCTGAACACTACTCTTGCGTGGTTGATCTACTCGGGAGAGCTGGTCGAATAGATGAAGCCATGGGGTTTATAGAGTCAATGCCTATTGAACCGGATGGTGCTGTTTGGGGCGCTTTATTGGGTGCCTGCAAAATCCATAAGAATGTGGACATGGCAGAGGTAGCTTTTGCAAAGGTGATTGAGTTTGAACCGATGAACATTGGCTACTATGTGTTGATGTCGAATATATATACGGACTCAAAGAATCAAGAAGGAATCTGGAGAATACGGGTgatgatgagagagagaggattcAAGAAAGAGCCTGGGTATAGTTACGTGGAACACATGGGAAGAGTTCATTTGTTCTTGGCTGGCGATAGAAGTCATGAGCAAACAGAGGAAGTCTATAGAATGCTGGATGAGTTAGAGGCTTCTGTTATGGAGATTGAGGGAAACACAGACTGTGATAGATGCGGAGAGGTTTCGAGCAGTACGCGTGAGCACAGCGAGAGGTTAGCAGTAGCGTTTGCGATCCTCAACACTAGTCCAGGGGCAGAGATTCTTGTGATAAAGAACCTGAGGGTTTGTGAAGATTGTCATGTGTTCATCAAGATGGTTAGCAAGATTGTAGATCGTAGGTTTGTTGTAAGAGATGCATCACGGTTCCACTATTTCGAAGACGGGTTATGCTCGTGCAAGGATTACTGGTGA
- the LOC103870348 gene encoding dnaJ homolog subfamily C member 2: protein MPSVRSDSSIKLLITYSEELVDGKPLYASSNSLPVKALNREPAGHAFHSAALKLHGCAEEPTDSEGDDKKAGGDDKEKEYVPSFNSYSNKGKKKSGTQQQDHYALLGLSNLRYLATEDQIRKSYREAALKHHPDKMASLLLAEETEEAKEAKKEEIESRFKAIQEAYEVLMDPLKRRIFDSTDEFDDEVPTDCAPQDFFKVFGPAFKRNARWSVNQRIPDLGDENTKLKEVDRFYNFWYAFKSWREFPDEEEHDLEQADSREERRWMEKENARATAKARKEEHARIRTLVDNAYRKDPRIVKRKEEEKAEKQQKKDAKLMAKKKQEEEAAIAAAEEKRRKEEEEKRAVESAQQQKKAKEKEKKLIRKERNRLRALSAPVVAQRLLDISEEDIESLCMTLNIEELQSLCDKMGNKEGVELAKVIKDGSRDQEANSKEKESEKPNGGGAERVSVLESTQKKQPWSKEEIDMLRKGMIKYPKGTSRRWEVISEYIGTGRSVEEILKATKTVLLQKPDSAKAFDSFLEKRKPTATIASPLSTREELGESLPAGATTKVKPPVKETVVVGQSSESNGEASGSSVDTDGWSSVQERALVQALKTFPKETSQRWERVAAAVPGKTVIQCKKKFAELKEIIRSKKTAV, encoded by the coding sequence ATGCCGAGCGTTAGAAGCGACTCTTCCATTAAGCTACTAATCACATACTCCGAGGAGCTTGTTGATGGAAAACCCTTGTACGCTTCTTCCAATTCCCTTCCCGTGAAGGCCTTAAACCGCGAACCCGCTGGCCACGCCTTCCACTCTGCGGCTCTCAAACTCCACGGCTGCGCAGAGGAGCCCACAGACAGCGAAGGCGATGACAAGAAAGCTGGAGGAGACGATAAAGAGAAGGAATACGTTCCTTCCTTCAACTCATATTCCAACAAAGGAAAGAAGAAGTCCGGTACTCAACAGCAAGACCACTATGCGCTGTTGGGGCTGAGCAACTTGAGGTACCTCGCAACAGAGGATCAGATCAGGAAAAGCTATCGCGAAGCCGCGCTGAAGCACCATCCTGATAAGATGGCTAGTCTCCTTCTTGCGGAGGAGACTGAAGAAGCCAAGGAGGCGAAAAAAGAGGAGATAGAGTCTCGCTTCAAGGCGATCCAAGAGGCTTACGAGGTGCTGATGGATCCGTTAAAGAGGAGAATCTTCGACTCCACTGATGAGTTTGATGACGAGGTCCCCACGGACTGCGCACCGCAGGACTTTTTCAAGGTGTTCGGTCCAGCTTTCAAGAGGAACGCTAGGTGGTCTGTGAACCAGCGTATACCTGATTTGGGAGACGAGAACACGAAGCTCAAGGAGGTTGATAGGTTCTACAACTTCTGGTACGCGTTCAAGAGCTGGAGGGAGTTTCCTGATGAAGAGGAGCATGATCTTGAACAAGCGGATTCACGCGAGGAAAGGAGGTGGATGGAGAAGGAGAACGCTAGAGCGACGGCTAAGGCTAGGAAGGAGGAGCACGCTAGGATCAGGACTCTCGTCGACAACGCGTATAGGAAGGATCCGAGGATTGTTAAGAGAAAGGAAGAGGAGAAGGCTGAGAAGCAGCAGAAGAAAGACGCGAAGCTTATGGCTAAGAAGAAGCAGGAGGAGGAAGCTGCTATCGCCGCTGCGGAAGAGAAGAGGCGaaaggaagaagaggagaagcgagCGGTGGAGTCTGCGCAGCAGCAGAAGAAGGctaaggagaaggagaagaagctcATACGCAAAGAGCGTAACCGTCTTAGAGCCCTCTCAGCTCCTGTGGTGGCTCAGCGTCTGCTTGACATCTCAGAGGAAGATATAGAGAGTCTTTGCATGACGCTTAACATCGAGGAGTTGCAGAGTCTATGCGATAAGATGGGAAACAAAGAAGGGGTGGAGTTGGCTAAAGTGATAAAAGATGGTAGTAGAGACCAAGAAGCCAACTctaaagagaaagaaagtgAGAAACCCAACGGTGGCGGGGCAGAGAGAGTTTCTGTGTTGGAGAGCACTCAGAAGAAACAGCCGTGGAGCAAGGAAGAGATTGACATGCTGAGAAAAGGAATGATCAAATATCCAAAGGGGACGTCTCGGAGATGGGAAGTAATATCAGAGTACATCGGTACAGGAAGATCAGTTGAGGAGATTCTTAAAGCAACTAAGACCGTTCTTCTCCAAAAACCAGATTCCGCCAAAGCGTTTGATTCCTTCCTCGAGAAGAGGAAACCGACCGCTACAATAGCTTCCCCTCTCTCTACAAGAGAGGAGCTCGGAGAGTCTCTGCCGGCAGGAGCAACAACAAAGGTGAAACCACCTGTTAAAGAGACTGTTGTTGTTGGTCAAAGCTCAGAGAGCAATGGTGAAGCAAGTGGAAGTTCAGTGGACACAGATGGTTGGTCTTCTGTGCAAGAAAGAGCTTTGGTTCAGGCTTTGAAGACGTTCCCTAAAGAGACAAGCCAAAGATGGGAGAGAGTAGCTGCTGCTGTTCCTGGGAAGACTGTGATTCAGTGCAAGAAGAAGTTTGCAGAGCTCAAGGAAATCATCAGAAGCAAGAAAACTGCAGTCTAA
- the LOC103870347 gene encoding transcription factor MYB65 isoform X2, with the protein MSYTAESDDDGMHSPAGDSIGYGCKSRGKGSVLKKGPWTSTEDGILINYVRKHGEGNWNAVQKYTSLARCGKSCRLRWANHLRPNLKKGAFSQEEERLIVQMHAKMGNKWAQMAEHLPGRTDNEIKNYWNTRIKRRHRAGLPLYPPELHVEDLQWSEEYITSNVTRVNRRRHHQDILQLGNSKADVLFDDLNFATSLLPGASDVLDMFTCNMLGTGASSSPYESYMPPILPSPKQLRESGSLFPMCSSNIKQEFHSPEPFQNPRSCSISPCDVGHHSPYGNQHPSDVMISDSHAFTDGMLPTSKPLFGAVKLELPSFQYSETSGFDQWKTTPSPPHSDPLDSVDAYIQSPPPLEIEKDESNCFSSCDTGLLDMLLPNAKIKTSAKRSLALPEIPIPTQLSAGENSPGNVVKTEELDQVWEPKRVDITRPDVLLASSWLDQQGCFGIVRDSSNMSDALALLLGGEDIENSYVTVGSSSSGQAQQGVESCTWTNMPPVWSL; encoded by the exons ATGAGTTACACGGCTGAGAGTGATGATGATGGTATGCACTCACCAGCTGGTGATAGTATTGGTTATGGATGCAAGAGCAGAGGGAAAGGAAGTGTTCTGAAGAAAGGACCGTGGACTTCGACGGAAGACGGgattttgattaattatgtGAGGAAGCATGGAGAGGGTAACTGGAACGCTGTGCAGAAATACACGAGCCTGGCTCGTTGTGGGAAAAGCTGTCGTCTCAGGTGGGCTAATCATCTGAGGCCGAACTTGAAGAAAGGAGCGTTTAGCCAAGAAGAGGAACGGCTCATTGTTCAAATGCATGCCAAGATGGGGAATAAATGGGCACAGATGGCTGAACAT TTGCCAGGCCGAACAGATAATGAGATAAAGAATTATTGGAACACTCGTATCAAGAGGCGACACCGAGCAGGCTTACCACTTTACCCTCCTGAACTCCACGTTGAAGACCTGCAGTGGAGTGAGGAGTATATCACGAGCAATGTCACCAGGGTGAATAGAAGAAGACATCATCAAGATATCTTGCAGTTGGGGAATTCCAAAGCAGATGTCTTGTTTGACGATCTTAATTTTGCTACCAGCTTGTTACCTGGAGCTTCTGACGTATTAGATATGTTCACATGCAACATGTTAGGAACTGGTGCAAGTAGTTCCCCGTACGAAAGCTACATGCCACCAATACTGCCTTCCCCAAAGCAGCTCCGAGAATCTGGATCTCTGTTTCCCATGTGCAGCAGTAACATAAAGCAAGAGTTCCACTCTCCAGAACCTTTTCAGAATCCTAGATCTTGCAGTATCTCGCCTTGTGATGTTGGTCATCATTCTCCTTACGGAAACCAACATCCATCTGATGTGATGATTTCAGATAGCCATGCCTTTACGGATGGCATGCTTCCTACTTCTAAGCCCTTGTTTGGGGCAGTGAAGCTGGAGCTCCCTTCATTCCAATATTCAGAGACTAGTGGATTTGATCAGTGGAAGACGACACCGTCACCTCCACACTCAGATCCTCTTGACTCTGTTGATGCTTATATTCAATCTCCGCCACCGTTGGAGATAGAGAAAGACGAGTCAAACTGTTTCTCGTCATGCGACACTGGTCTACTAGATATGTTACTTCCCAATGCCAAGATCAAAACTAGTGCAAAGCGTAGTTTGGCTCTCCCCGAGATTCCAATCCCCACGCAACTTAGTGCGGGTGAAAATTCACCAG GGAACGTTGTGAAGACAGAAGAGTTGGATCAGGTTTGGGAACCAAAGAGAGTTGATATAACACGGCCTGATGTTTTACTTGCATCGAGCTGGCTAGACCAACAAGGCTGTTTCGGGATTGTTAGAGACTCGAGCAACATGAGTGATGCACTTGCGCTTCTTCTCGGTGGTGAAGACATTGAAAACAGTTACGTGACTGTTGGGTCATCATCATCAGGTCAAGCACAACAAGGAGTTGAGTCTTGCACATGGACTAATATGCCTCCTGTTTGGTCCTTATAA
- the LOC103870347 gene encoding transcription factor MYB65 isoform X1, producing MSYTAESDDDGMHSPAGDSIGYGCKSRGKGSVLKKGPWTSTEDGILINYVRKHGEGNWNAVQKYTSLARCGKSCRLRWANHLRPNLKKGAFSQEEERLIVQMHAKMGNKWAQMAEHLPGRTDNEIKNYWNTRIKRRHRAGLPLYPPELHVEDLQWSEEYITSNVTRVNRRRHHQDILQLGNSKADVLFDDLNFATSLLPGASDVLDMFTCNMLGTGASSSPYESYMPPILPSPKQLRESGSLFPMCSSNIKQEFHSPEPFQNPRSCSISPCDVGHHSPYGNQHPSDVMISDSHAFTDGMLPTSKPLFGAVKLELPSFQYSETSGFDQWKTTPSPPHSDPLDSVDAYIQSPPPLEIEKDESNCFSSCDTGLLDMLLPNAKIKTSAKRSLALPEIPIPTQLSAGENSPDSAGNVVKTEELDQVWEPKRVDITRPDVLLASSWLDQQGCFGIVRDSSNMSDALALLLGGEDIENSYVTVGSSSSGQAQQGVESCTWTNMPPVWSL from the exons ATGAGTTACACGGCTGAGAGTGATGATGATGGTATGCACTCACCAGCTGGTGATAGTATTGGTTATGGATGCAAGAGCAGAGGGAAAGGAAGTGTTCTGAAGAAAGGACCGTGGACTTCGACGGAAGACGGgattttgattaattatgtGAGGAAGCATGGAGAGGGTAACTGGAACGCTGTGCAGAAATACACGAGCCTGGCTCGTTGTGGGAAAAGCTGTCGTCTCAGGTGGGCTAATCATCTGAGGCCGAACTTGAAGAAAGGAGCGTTTAGCCAAGAAGAGGAACGGCTCATTGTTCAAATGCATGCCAAGATGGGGAATAAATGGGCACAGATGGCTGAACAT TTGCCAGGCCGAACAGATAATGAGATAAAGAATTATTGGAACACTCGTATCAAGAGGCGACACCGAGCAGGCTTACCACTTTACCCTCCTGAACTCCACGTTGAAGACCTGCAGTGGAGTGAGGAGTATATCACGAGCAATGTCACCAGGGTGAATAGAAGAAGACATCATCAAGATATCTTGCAGTTGGGGAATTCCAAAGCAGATGTCTTGTTTGACGATCTTAATTTTGCTACCAGCTTGTTACCTGGAGCTTCTGACGTATTAGATATGTTCACATGCAACATGTTAGGAACTGGTGCAAGTAGTTCCCCGTACGAAAGCTACATGCCACCAATACTGCCTTCCCCAAAGCAGCTCCGAGAATCTGGATCTCTGTTTCCCATGTGCAGCAGTAACATAAAGCAAGAGTTCCACTCTCCAGAACCTTTTCAGAATCCTAGATCTTGCAGTATCTCGCCTTGTGATGTTGGTCATCATTCTCCTTACGGAAACCAACATCCATCTGATGTGATGATTTCAGATAGCCATGCCTTTACGGATGGCATGCTTCCTACTTCTAAGCCCTTGTTTGGGGCAGTGAAGCTGGAGCTCCCTTCATTCCAATATTCAGAGACTAGTGGATTTGATCAGTGGAAGACGACACCGTCACCTCCACACTCAGATCCTCTTGACTCTGTTGATGCTTATATTCAATCTCCGCCACCGTTGGAGATAGAGAAAGACGAGTCAAACTGTTTCTCGTCATGCGACACTGGTCTACTAGATATGTTACTTCCCAATGCCAAGATCAAAACTAGTGCAAAGCGTAGTTTGGCTCTCCCCGAGATTCCAATCCCCACGCAACTTAGTGCGGGTGAAAATTCACCAG ATTCTGCAGGGAACGTTGTGAAGACAGAAGAGTTGGATCAGGTTTGGGAACCAAAGAGAGTTGATATAACACGGCCTGATGTTTTACTTGCATCGAGCTGGCTAGACCAACAAGGCTGTTTCGGGATTGTTAGAGACTCGAGCAACATGAGTGATGCACTTGCGCTTCTTCTCGGTGGTGAAGACATTGAAAACAGTTACGTGACTGTTGGGTCATCATCATCAGGTCAAGCACAACAAGGAGTTGAGTCTTGCACATGGACTAATATGCCTCCTGTTTGGTCCTTATAA